The proteins below come from a single Drosophila busckii strain San Diego stock center, stock number 13000-0081.31 chromosome X, ASM1175060v1, whole genome shotgun sequence genomic window:
- the LOC108605905 gene encoding nucleolar complex protein 4 homolog B: protein MKQKAAAKRAAATQDNEEEQTAKRVKVPQELQQKANALLNDKTLDTKALKRIISQIQSSDEDAGELNVLEVIFKNLLKRNCVYSAEQLKPNPNAKCEALYNETWTLLLSRLAGADKEQASMALKVCMQLIIAEAKFVHESEWPTARLRDVLGAFVKSETSPAVGLAAFGKYARCLDVLQLSYQLLPEVAPARFVDQPTAAFNYLAIINTLDLGKTVLAAEQYHLGAGSEEQPSFTYERTRKFLNKTWKGIMRSSSGLDEKLHRQVLVVLLERILPHLTNPILLTDFLMDSLHQFDGPIALLALQGIFTLMQQQNITYPDVYTKLYNMFYPRMFYNKYKARLFYLADIFLTSTHLPENLVAAFVKRLSRLALKSPTEDAIIMIRFVCNLLLRHTGLQRLICATPAASAEEVSDPYDETQADPVKTNALSSSLWELALLQKHAVPEVANAAQFVTKSLPTMEFDLGPLLESKESDLFDGEVKKQAKQFMLAYERPTNLALPKDDIVTKYWNIL, encoded by the exons atgaAGCAAAAAGCTGCGGCCAaaagagcagctgcaacacagGATAATGAAGAGGAGCAGACAGCAAAGCGTGTCAAGGTGCCGCAGGAGCTACAACAAAAAGCCAATGCACTGCTAAATGACAAGACTTTGGATACCAAAgcattaaaaagaattattaGCCAGATC CAAAGCTCAGATGAAGACGCTGGTGAACTGAATGTGCTGGAGgtaatttttaagaatttacTCAAGCGCAACTGCGTTTACAGCGCTGAGCAGCTCAAGCCTAATCCCAATGCCAAATGTGAGGCGCTCTATAATGAAACGTGgacgttgctgctgtcacGTTTGGCTGGCGCCGACAAAGAGCAAGCCAGTATGGCACTTAAGGTCTGCATGCAGCTCATCATAGCGGAGGCAAAGTTTGTGCATGAAAGCGAATGGCCCACAGCACGTCTGCGTGATGTTCTGGGAGCCTTCGTCAAATCAGAAACATCACCAGCAGTTGGGCTCGCTGCTTTTGGCAAATATGCTCGCTGCCTGGATGTGCTGCAGCTAAGCTATCAATTGTTGCCTGAAGTGGCGCCCGCGCGCTTTGTGGATCAACCCACAGCAGCGTTTAATTACTTGGCCATTATCAATACGCTGGACTTGGGAAAAACTGTGCTAGCTGCAGAGCAATATCATCTAGGTGCTGGTAGCGAGGAGCAACCAAGCTTTACATATGAGCGCACGCGCAAGTTTTTGAATAAAACTTGGAAGGGCATTatgagaagcagcagcggttTGGATGAGAAGCTGCATCGCCAagtgctggtggtgctgctggagCGCATATTGCCGCACTTAACCAATCCCATACTGCTAACAGACTTTCTCATGGACTCGCTGCATCAGTTTG ATGGACCCATTGCGCTCTTGGCGCTGCAAGGCATCTTTACGTTAATGCAACAGCAGAATATAACCTATCCGGATGTATATACCAAGCTATATAATATGTTTTATCCACGCATGTTCTACAACAAGTACAAGGCACGCTTGTTCTACTTGGCGGATATATTCTTGACCTCAACACATTTACCTGAAAATCTGGTGGCTGCCTTTGTCAAGCGTTTGTCGCGTCTGGCGCTCAAGAGTCCCACTGAGGATGCTATTATAATGATACGCtttgtatgcaatttgctgctgcgccataCAGGCTTGCAACGTCTAATATGTGCCACGCCTGCTGCTAGCGCTGAGGAAGTTTCCGATCCCTATGACGAAACGCAAGCAGATCCGGTGAAGACAAATGCGCTTAGCAGCTCGCTCTgggagctggcgctgctgcaaaagCACGCGGTGCCTGAAGTAGCAAACGCAGCACAGTTTGTGACAAAGAGTTTACCCACCATGGAGTTTGATTTAGGGCCACTGCTAGAATCGAAAGAAAGCGAT CTCTTCGATGGCGAGGTTaagaagcaagcaaagcaatttatgctGGCCTATGAGCGACCCACAAATCTAGCGCTGCCTAAAGATGATATAGTTACCAAATATTggaatatattataa
- the LOC108605335 gene encoding pickpocket protein 28, which yields MRSLRKLRHSWRRHSGSRFLRNFQVQPAQQQLEPQSKPASVVSWRYVLALNTDEFCRNTSIHGLKYINSRKLHNADRLFFAAALLAVLGFAGFLMQDAFDKWNTTPVIVGINPEPTYITNEPFPAVTICNLNQALACRAAQFAKDMPQYAMLQVLCRRKLNSQLSRGNNNWEQLISNISQPCSALVIGCRFGALDNQCERMFYPIITDEGLCCVFNMLHPRFMYKHNVPLTLRNISTPKGYQAVNWHAELGYNRPLGKPHHQYYPQAALGIGESLGLSLTLDVGADDYYCSSASSIGFKVALHSPNESPNVRETGFLLSPGLETKLRIEPAKMITELQLRQVQRRYRHCLFHDEGKLRYFVHYTQRNCEMECMSRLLLQHCGCVVFYMPRINGNDTICSIRETQCVERVRLHTVGSTGVASYLDSCLPSCFDLTFNSFTYSTRISAEGFKFANPQLKNFSLEHLERSIAVVHMYFKEQTFRASKQTEFIGFSDFLSNVGGLMGLFLGFSFLSIVECIYFALIRPCRTYAEHKNQRFAQRLELTAATPQKFAQQAARKWFETELGQLRQQRQRYAAYKRHLVVQNT from the exons ATGCGGTCACTTCGCAAGTTGCGCCACAGCTGGCGGCGGCATTCGGGTTCGCGTTTTCTTCGAAATTTTCAGGTGCAGccggcgcagcagcaattggaGCCGCAGTCCAAGCCCGCATCCGTGGTTAGTTGGCGTTATGTGCTGGCCCTAAATACGGATGAGTTCTGTCGCAACACAAGCATACATGGACTTAAGTACATCAATAGTCGCAAGCTGCACAATGCCGACAG ATTGTTCTTTGCAGCTGCGCTATTGGCCGTACTTGGCTTTGCCGGATTTCTGATGCAGGACGCCTTCGACAAGTGGAACACCACGCCCGTCATAGTCGGCATTAATCCGGAGCCAACTTATATAACCAACGAGCCCTTTCCCGCCGTCACCATTTGCAATCTGAATCAGGCACTCGCCTGCCGTGCCGCACAATTTGCCAAGGATATGCCACAATATGCGATGTTGCAGGTGCTTTGCCGCCGCAAGTTGAACTCGCAGCTCAGtcgtggcaacaacaattgggaGCAACTAATTAGCAAT ATCTCCCAGCCCTGCAGCGCTTTGGTCATTGGCTGTCGCTTTGGCGCCCTGGACAATCAATGCGAACGCATGTTCTATCCAATTATTACCGACGAGGGTCTCTGCTGTGTCTTCAATATGCTACATCCGCGCTTTATGTACAAGCATAA cgTGCCATTAACACTACGCAACATAAGCACACCCAAGGGCTATCAGGCAGTCAACTGGCATGCAGAGCTCGGCTACAATCGCCCCCTGGGCAAGCCGCACCATCAGTACTACCCACAAGCCGCCTTGGGTATAGGCGAATCCCTAGGCTTGTCCTTAACGCTAGACGTTGGTGCTGATGATTACTATTGCTCCTCGGCCAGCAGCATTGGCTTCAAGGTGGCACTGCACAGTCCCAACGAGTCGCCCAATGTGCGTGAGACGGGCTTTCTGCTCTCGCCCGGGCTGGAGACCAAGCTGCGCATTGAGCCCGCCAAAATGATAacagagctgcagctgcgccaagTGCAGCGGCGCTATCGCCACTGTCTGTTCCATGATGAGGGCAAGTTGCGCTACTTTGTGCACTATACGCAACGCAACTGCGAAATGGAATGCATGTCCcgcctgttgctgcaacaCTGCGGCTGCGTGGTCTTCTATATGCCGCGCATCAATGGCAACGATACCATCTGCAGCATACGGGAAACGCAATGCGTGGAGCGCGTACGCCTGCACACAGTTGGCAGTACTGGAGTGGCGTCCTACCTGGACAGCTGCCTGCCTAGCTGCTTTGATCTTACCTTCAACTCGTTTACTTACTCCACTCGCATTTCGGCTGAGGGCTTTAAGTTTGCCAATCCCCAACTGAAGAACTTCAGTCTTGAGCATCTGGAGCGCAGCATTGCTGTGGTCCACATGTACTTCAAGGAGCAAACATTTCGCGCCAGCAAGCAAACTGAATTCATTGGCTTCTCCGATTTTCTAT ccaATGTGGGCGGTCTGATGGGTCTGTTCCTGGGCTTCAGTTTTCTATCCATAGTCGAGTGCATCTACTTTGCACTCATACGACCCTGTCGCACCTACGCGGAGCATAAGAATCAGCGTTTCGCACAGCGCTTGGAACTGACAGCAGCTACACCACAGAAATTTGCACAGCAAGCTGCTCGGAAATGGTTTGAAACGGAGCTGGGacagctgcggcagcaacgCCAGCGATATGCTGCATATAAACGCCATTTAGTTGTGCAAAATACAtag
- the LOC108606068 gene encoding uncharacterized protein LOC108606068 has translation MVPVIFNKTLTYLPTTWMGKLILRASKFMVRSSMEAPVAHKVEEIKPMQMPTSVSLIMLLLGLGLIVYAVRLVQQHLARVKKQQQQLQLEELIKELNDGDDGNTNASDIDDSLDELQHKLPSPSYIVEGPKGFKPPGSPNYMRSRCDHLTGSPNFIRANMDAISKIPKRASKERKSLRLGCD, from the exons ATGGTACCGGTCATCTTTAACAAAACTCTTACGTACTTGCCCACCACATGGATGGGCAAGCTTATCTTAAGGGCCTCGAAGTTTATGGTGCGCTCCTCAATGGAGGCGCCTGTTGCGCACAAAGTGGAGGAGATCAAGCCTATGCAGATGCCTACGAGCGTCAGCCTgattatgctgctgctcggaCTTGGCCTAATTGTTTATGCAGTGCGTCTTGTCCAGCAACACTTGGCG CGCGttaagaagcagcagcagcagctacagctggaAGAGTTGATAAAGGAGTTGAACGATGGCGACGACGGCAATACAAATGCCAGTGATATTGATGACAGTCTGGATGAGCTGCAGCATAAGCTGCCCTCGCCCAGCTACATTGTCGAGGGACCAAAAGGATTCAAGCCGCCAGGCTCGCCGAATTATATGAGATCAAGATGTGACCATCTCACCGGCTCACCGAATTTCATCAGGGCAAACATGGACGCCATAAGCAAAATTCCAAAGCGCGCAAGTAAAGAGAGAAAGTCACTTCGACTGGGATGCGATTAG